Proteins from a genomic interval of Deltaproteobacteria bacterium HGW-Deltaproteobacteria-18:
- a CDS encoding peptidase M20, which translates to MIPVMHDKIQSFLAPRRSEALEQLRRLVEIQSGSRNKPGLDRMAAEMTEILGGIVPDVRVLPFADHGNMVQARTAPAAKGRKGIVLVGHMDTVFPADTAFTAFREDGERCHGPGVYDMKGGLVVAVQALKALAHLGLLDEIPITVLCNSDEEIGSHASRPWIEKEAQGALAALVFEGAGAGREVVTGRKGRLGMLLTVRGQAGHAAKGGAKASAILELAHMIIALEGLNDGREITLNVGRIEGGIGPNTVPDLATAALDARFLNQQGRQRLEEDLNRIVSRPTISGTVGTLTEQSGRPAMPQSEGNRRLYAMARAQAQILGYDLPEELRSGVSDANFIAGLGVPVLDGLGPVGDLDHSDLEYILKDTLLERAALTAATIAAIWNHAESA; encoded by the coding sequence ATGATCCCGGTCATGCACGACAAAATCCAATCGTTTCTGGCCCCCCGCCGCAGCGAAGCCCTCGAGCAGCTGCGGCGGCTGGTCGAGATCCAAAGCGGTAGCCGCAACAAGCCGGGCCTTGACCGCATGGCCGCGGAAATGACGGAGATCCTGGGGGGGATAGTGCCGGACGTGCGCGTCCTGCCTTTCGCTGACCACGGCAACATGGTCCAGGCCAGAACCGCTCCGGCCGCAAAAGGACGCAAGGGGATCGTGCTGGTCGGACACATGGATACGGTCTTCCCCGCCGACACAGCCTTCACCGCGTTCCGCGAGGATGGCGAGCGCTGCCATGGCCCGGGCGTCTATGACATGAAGGGAGGCCTCGTGGTCGCGGTCCAGGCCCTGAAAGCCCTGGCTCACCTGGGTCTTCTGGACGAAATTCCGATTACCGTGCTGTGCAATTCCGACGAGGAGATCGGCTCGCATGCTTCGCGCCCCTGGATTGAGAAAGAGGCGCAGGGCGCCCTGGCCGCGTTGGTCTTCGAAGGCGCAGGCGCAGGACGAGAGGTGGTCACCGGCCGCAAGGGGCGGCTCGGCATGCTGCTGACAGTTCGGGGCCAGGCCGGGCATGCGGCCAAAGGCGGAGCCAAGGCCAGCGCCATACTGGAGTTGGCGCACATGATCATCGCCCTCGAAGGATTGAACGACGGCCGGGAGATAACCCTGAATGTCGGCCGGATCGAAGGCGGGATCGGGCCCAATACCGTGCCCGATCTGGCCACGGCGGCCCTCGATGCCCGCTTCCTGAACCAGCAGGGACGGCAACGGCTCGAAGAGGATCTGAACCGGATTGTCTCACGGCCCACGATTTCCGGGACCGTGGGCACACTGACCGAACAGTCCGGGCGACCGGCCATGCCCCAGTCGGAAGGGAACAGGCGGCTTTACGCCATGGCCCGCGCGCAGGCGCAGATTCTTGGTTACGACCTGCCCGAGGAGCTGCGTTCGGGCGTGTCCGATGCCAATTTCATTGCCGGCCTTGGCGTGCCCGTGCTCGATGGGCTGGGCCCCGTGGGCGATCTGGATCACAGCGATCTGGAGTATATTCTCAAGGACACGCTGCTCGAGCGAGCGGCACTCACGGCTGCAACAATCGCAGCAATCTGGAATCATGCAGAAAGCGCGTGA
- a CDS encoding C4-dicarboxylate ABC transporter substrate-binding protein: MVGRKWLVALVVVLGMAVSAPQAMAKQDILFGGASITGVYYQVALQLSNMMNKHAADKYNYIGRPTGGSVFNINAIDRGAFDFAVAQSDRNWQGANGAADWEGKPVKGLRSVFSMHPETVLLVTRKDAGIKTVMDMKGKRINIGNPGSGQRGNAEDVLRIYGLDFNKDFSAEALQQAEASRALVDQKIDAFFFTVGNPSAAVEEPAQSVDLDIVPINSDGIKDFVAKHPYYIMTKIPAGTYKGVDKDVETYAVTATVISNDSVSEEVVYDMVKTVFENLDELKASHAAFRNLNPKEMLQGLSAPLHPGALKYYKEKGWM; the protein is encoded by the coding sequence ATGGTTGGAAGAAAATGGCTGGTCGCCCTTGTGGTCGTACTCGGAATGGCAGTGTCCGCGCCGCAGGCAATGGCCAAACAGGATATCCTCTTCGGCGGAGCCTCGATCACAGGCGTCTACTACCAGGTCGCGCTGCAGCTCAGCAACATGATGAACAAGCATGCGGCTGACAAGTACAACTACATCGGTCGGCCCACGGGCGGTTCCGTTTTCAACATCAACGCCATCGACCGTGGCGCGTTTGACTTTGCCGTGGCCCAGTCCGACCGCAACTGGCAGGGTGCCAACGGCGCTGCCGACTGGGAAGGCAAGCCCGTCAAGGGCCTGCGCAGCGTGTTCAGCATGCATCCCGAGACCGTCCTGCTGGTCACCCGCAAGGACGCCGGCATCAAGACCGTCATGGACATGAAGGGCAAGCGGATCAACATCGGCAACCCCGGCTCCGGCCAGCGCGGCAATGCCGAAGACGTCCTGCGCATCTACGGCCTGGACTTCAACAAGGATTTCAGCGCCGAGGCGTTGCAGCAGGCTGAAGCCTCCCGCGCCCTGGTCGACCAGAAGATCGACGCCTTCTTCTTCACAGTCGGCAACCCCAGCGCCGCTGTCGAAGAGCCGGCTCAGTCCGTCGATCTCGACATCGTCCCCATCAATTCCGACGGCATCAAAGACTTCGTGGCCAAGCATCCCTATTACATCATGACCAAGATTCCGGCCGGCACCTACAAGGGTGTGGACAAGGATGTCGAAACCTACGCCGTGACCGCGACCGTCATCTCCAATGACTCCGTGTCCGAAGAAGTGGTCTACGACATGGTCAAGACCGTGTTCGAGAACCTGGACGAACTCAAAGCCTCCCACGCCGCTTTCCGCAACCTGAACCCCAAGGAAATGCTGCAGGGCCTCTCCGCCCCGCTGCATCCCGGCGCGCTCAAGTACTACAAGGAAAAAGGTTGGATGTAG
- a CDS encoding aminoacetone oxidase family FAD-binding enzyme, with translation MNHSVIVIGGGPAGLLAAATAASGGASVTLLERMDRPGRKLRICGKGRGNIGNTAPLDEFLTHFGKNFRFLRPALSHFFTKDTIALLDALGVPTKEERGGRLFPASDSAQDLVDAFVRNARAKGVTIRTGCRVRGINRKDEQFEVSFGSQTLTADRIILTTGGASYPATGSTGDGYDLAKCLGHAIVPIAPALVPLITAGDTAARLQGLSLKNVRVELRVDGKKAGEDMGEMLFTHFGLSGPLILTLSKAAVRAVDQGKKTEILIDLKPALDPAKLDARLLRDLGEHGKMHMENLLRGLMPPKLIPVCLEQTRLAGDKAAHQISAEERKRLRLWLKELRFTVSGYRPLREAIITAGGVDLAEVNPKTMQSKICPGLFLAGEILDMDADTGGFNLQAALSTGYLAGLSASDIP, from the coding sequence ATGAACCACTCCGTCATAGTCATCGGCGGCGGGCCTGCCGGTCTTCTCGCCGCTGCCACCGCAGCATCCGGGGGCGCTTCCGTCACCCTGCTCGAACGCATGGACCGTCCGGGCCGCAAGCTCCGAATCTGCGGCAAGGGCCGCGGCAACATCGGCAACACCGCGCCTCTGGATGAGTTCCTGACCCATTTCGGCAAGAATTTTCGTTTCCTGCGCCCGGCCCTGTCCCATTTTTTCACCAAGGACACCATCGCACTTCTGGACGCTCTAGGCGTTCCGACCAAGGAAGAGCGCGGCGGACGCCTTTTTCCAGCCAGCGACAGCGCCCAGGATCTTGTGGACGCTTTTGTCCGCAACGCCAGGGCAAAGGGCGTTACCATCCGCACCGGATGCCGGGTACGGGGCATCAACCGCAAGGACGAGCAATTCGAAGTCTCTTTCGGCTCTCAGACCCTCACGGCAGACAGGATCATTCTGACCACGGGCGGGGCCTCCTATCCCGCGACCGGCTCCACCGGGGACGGCTACGACCTGGCAAAATGCCTCGGACACGCCATAGTGCCCATCGCTCCGGCGCTTGTTCCACTGATTACCGCCGGCGATACTGCAGCCAGGTTGCAGGGGTTGTCGCTCAAGAATGTCCGCGTCGAATTGCGCGTCGACGGCAAAAAGGCGGGAGAAGACATGGGCGAGATGCTCTTCACCCATTTCGGACTGTCCGGCCCCCTCATCCTGACCTTGAGCAAGGCTGCCGTGCGTGCGGTGGACCAGGGCAAAAAGACCGAGATACTCATCGATCTCAAACCCGCCCTGGATCCGGCCAAGCTTGACGCCCGCCTGCTGCGCGACTTGGGAGAGCACGGCAAGATGCACATGGAAAACTTGCTGCGCGGCCTGATGCCTCCCAAGCTTATCCCCGTCTGCCTTGAACAGACGCGACTGGCCGGAGACAAGGCCGCCCATCAGATCTCCGCCGAGGAACGCAAACGCCTGCGCCTGTGGCTCAAGGAACTGCGCTTCACCGTCAGTGGCTACCGCCCCTTGCGAGAGGCCATCATCACCGCCGGCGGCGTAGACCTGGCCGAGGTCAATCCCAAGACCATGCAATCGAAAATCTGCCCGGGGCTATTTCTGGCCGGAGAAATACTCGACATGGACGCCGACACGGGCGGCTTCAACCTGCAGGCGGCCTTGTCAACGGGCTACCTGGCGGGCCTGAGTGCTTCCGACATTCCCTGA
- a CDS encoding universal stress protein: MYKRVLVPIDLQESDDRARCMGLERSIELCRLYKAQLHILTVVPDMGMPIVANYFPPDAGDKIVAEAEEMLHEMVGVYIPEDIDVNYLVAQGSIYRRILRMAEKINADLIVMPAHRLKLQDYLLGTNTAKVVRHAQCSVLVVRYDSEESCVIFDQSGDSEDDE; this comes from the coding sequence ATGTACAAACGCGTTCTTGTCCCCATTGATTTGCAGGAGTCTGACGATCGCGCTCGCTGCATGGGCTTGGAGAGATCAATTGAACTTTGTCGATTGTACAAAGCTCAACTGCATATCCTGACAGTAGTACCTGACATGGGAATGCCCATTGTTGCCAATTACTTTCCTCCTGACGCCGGCGACAAGATTGTCGCCGAGGCAGAGGAGATGCTTCATGAGATGGTTGGCGTCTATATTCCTGAAGATATAGACGTTAATTATCTTGTCGCGCAAGGATCCATCTATAGAAGGATTTTGCGTATGGCTGAAAAAATAAATGCGGACCTTATCGTGATGCCTGCGCATCGGCTCAAACTGCAGGACTATCTTCTGGGCACAAACACGGCCAAGGTAGTCCGGCATGCGCAGTGCTCAGTGCTGGTGGTGCGCTACGACTCCGAAGAATCCTGCGTGATCTTCGATCAATCAGGCGACTCCGAAGACGACGAATAA
- a CDS encoding KamA family radical SAM protein, which yields MSINALDAFTTDLFEKLFTMKNDGTPSGDECQTIAALFRQAEAEKLTGPIVALFAALEKIHDEQGWTPEQLGMTRDGLEALAVKHEQIDEHRVTVGGRVGKALNIVDAAQDRVTEYLERHPKEAPSGIEVWDRMLENQARIKKVLGMGEDDWNSYSGQLRHAIEDVETLSKVVDLPAKAVQDVLRVTRTYRMRLTPYYASLILPGQVNDPVLLQSVPTGEMIDNAGVEIPPVAADHSPARLIDQFYPRVVTIKATNMCAMYCTHCLRIAHIGAKDRLYGKEAYGEALEYIRANPEIRDVLVTGGDSLVLPNSMLKWLLGELDAIDHVRMKRLGTRIPVTTPQRIDSELLDILEASSDKKPLRVVTQINTAQEITPVSKAAFKALSKRVAAVMNQAVLLKGINDTSVKMWKLCETIQEAYVRPYYVFNCSYRNPQFMHLRVPVAVGQSIIESMYGNISGDAIPRYIATAGGKIPLHRTNVLEHAQGHVKMQKPWSGEQVMYPDPDPREYARQDFGFAKYEK from the coding sequence ATGAGCATCAATGCCCTGGACGCGTTTACGACGGATCTCTTTGAAAAACTGTTCACCATGAAAAATGACGGCACGCCATCAGGCGATGAGTGCCAGACCATAGCCGCACTTTTCAGGCAGGCCGAGGCCGAAAAGCTGACAGGCCCCATCGTCGCCCTTTTCGCCGCCCTGGAAAAAATCCATGACGAACAGGGCTGGACTCCCGAGCAGCTTGGCATGACGCGGGACGGCCTTGAGGCGCTGGCCGTGAAGCATGAACAGATCGACGAACACCGGGTCACGGTGGGCGGCCGTGTCGGCAAGGCCCTGAACATCGTCGACGCGGCCCAGGACCGGGTCACCGAATACCTGGAACGGCATCCCAAAGAAGCTCCCAGCGGCATCGAGGTCTGGGACCGGATGCTCGAGAACCAGGCGCGCATCAAAAAAGTCCTGGGCATGGGCGAGGACGACTGGAACTCCTACTCCGGGCAGCTTCGCCATGCCATCGAGGACGTCGAGACACTTTCCAAGGTGGTCGATCTGCCCGCCAAGGCAGTGCAGGACGTGCTGCGGGTCACCAGGACCTATCGCATGCGCCTCACGCCCTATTACGCGAGCCTCATCCTGCCAGGCCAGGTCAACGATCCCGTCCTGCTGCAGTCCGTGCCTACCGGGGAGATGATCGACAACGCCGGTGTCGAGATCCCTCCCGTGGCCGCGGACCATTCCCCGGCCCGCCTCATCGACCAGTTTTACCCCAGGGTGGTGACAATCAAGGCCACCAACATGTGCGCCATGTACTGCACCCATTGCCTGCGCATCGCCCACATCGGGGCCAAGGACCGCCTTTACGGCAAGGAAGCCTATGGCGAGGCGTTGGAGTACATCCGCGCCAACCCCGAGATCCGTGACGTGCTCGTCACCGGCGGCGACAGCCTGGTCCTGCCCAACAGCATGCTCAAGTGGCTTCTGGGCGAACTCGACGCCATCGATCATGTACGCATGAAGCGACTCGGCACGCGCATCCCCGTGACCACGCCGCAGCGCATAGACAGCGAACTCCTGGATATCCTTGAGGCCAGCAGCGACAAAAAACCTCTGCGCGTGGTCACGCAGATCAACACCGCGCAGGAGATCACGCCGGTCTCCAAGGCCGCTTTCAAGGCGCTCTCCAAACGCGTGGCCGCGGTCATGAACCAGGCCGTGCTTTTGAAAGGCATCAACGACACGAGCGTCAAGATGTGGAAACTCTGCGAGACCATCCAGGAAGCCTATGTCCGGCCCTACTATGTCTTCAACTGCAGCTACCGCAATCCGCAGTTCATGCATTTGCGCGTGCCCGTGGCCGTTGGGCAGAGCATTATCGAGAGCATGTACGGCAACATCTCCGGCGACGCCATCCCACGCTACATCGCCACTGCCGGGGGAAAGATCCCGCTGCACCGCACCAATGTACTCGAACACGCACAGGGACACGTAAAGATGCAAAAGCCTTGGAGCGGAGAACAGGTCATGTATCCCGATCCCGATCCCAGGGAGTACGCCCGTCAGGACTTCGGCTTCGCCAAATACGAGAAATGA
- a CDS encoding peroxiredoxin codes for MTDFKIPAPGEPAPPFCLGGASGTDIRLEDYAGRWVVLYFYPKDNTPGCTVEAQEFSALKDQFAKLNAVVLGASPDSVKSHQNFTGRHALEVELLSDPEHEILKQFGAWRLKKNYGREYMGVTRSTFLIDPSGIIRRSWPSVKAAGHAAEVLVALKTLV; via the coding sequence ATGACCGACTTCAAAATTCCCGCTCCCGGCGAACCGGCTCCCCCTTTCTGCCTCGGCGGCGCTTCCGGAACCGACATCCGGCTTGAGGACTACGCGGGGCGCTGGGTGGTTCTCTACTTCTACCCCAAGGACAACACTCCCGGCTGTACCGTTGAGGCACAAGAATTTTCCGCCCTGAAGGATCAGTTCGCGAAGTTGAATGCCGTAGTCCTCGGCGCGAGCCCGGACTCCGTCAAATCCCATCAGAATTTCACGGGCAGGCACGCCCTGGAGGTGGAGCTGCTGAGCGACCCCGAACATGAGATTCTGAAACAATTTGGGGCCTGGAGGCTCAAGAAAAACTACGGCAGGGAATACATGGGCGTGACTCGTTCCACATTCCTCATCGACCCCTCTGGAATCATCCGCCGCTCCTGGCCTTCGGTCAAGGCGGCCGGACACGCAGCCGAAGTGCTGGTCGCTTTGAAAACGCTGGTTTGA
- a CDS encoding C4-dicarboxylate ABC transporter, whose amino-acid sequence MAEHETPKQDHAAPEKESSASMKKAAEDLVAMVEAGAREPSNFFASGAITLLCLCWSGFQLFLAYQPLNSHIARAWHLAFAVCLAFLAYPAYKQQTAPMWVKWTRKVIPNFARRSIRTYIPYYDMVLAALATAGALYIWWDYDQLINRQGLPNTMDIWMGIILIVLLLEAARRSLGPALTILGSVFMAYTVFGPYLPEVLRHRGVPLDFIISDMYLTTTGIFGVPLGVSTDFVFLFVLFGALLDRAGGGKYFIDVAFSALGTFRGGPAKAAVLASGLTGLVSGSSIANTVTTGTFTIPLMKKVGFPAYKAAAVEVAASTNGQLMPPVMGAAAFIMAEIIGIPYLDVVRAAFLPAIISYIALFWVVHVESMKLGIKAIPRSQLPPFFKTLLRGCHFIIPLAVLIFFLVVVRRSPVTSALLAIESLTVIMLIQRPIIAYLTMSAHRRAGTLDPDVDTKRFMTAAFRQGLVDIWNGLIMGARNMISVGVATATAGIIVGVVTITGLVGRFITLIDTISMGNVVLMLIFTAITSLILGMGMPTTANYIIMATLTAPVIVQLGADAGLVFPVIAAHLFVFYFGILADDTPPVGLAAYAAAAIARSDPIKTGVQGFAYDLRTGILPFIFLFNTDLLMISGVTATGDIIWLDDYLHIAWIFFSGIVAMFAFASAIQGWLVKSCNWAERLLLLAICATTFRPGAFAPYLPFDRLGMQILGVCVFFLLVAWQMTVKKTKKKVTT is encoded by the coding sequence ATGGCAGAACACGAAACGCCCAAACAAGATCACGCCGCCCCCGAAAAAGAATCTTCCGCCAGCATGAAAAAGGCCGCCGAAGACCTCGTGGCCATGGTCGAAGCAGGCGCACGGGAACCTTCGAATTTTTTCGCGTCGGGAGCGATCACACTTTTATGCCTGTGCTGGTCCGGCTTTCAGCTTTTTCTGGCCTACCAGCCCCTGAATTCGCACATCGCCCGGGCTTGGCACCTGGCGTTTGCAGTGTGTCTGGCCTTCCTTGCCTATCCTGCCTACAAGCAGCAAACTGCGCCCATGTGGGTCAAGTGGACCAGAAAAGTCATACCCAATTTCGCTAGGCGCTCCATACGCACCTACATTCCCTACTACGACATGGTACTTGCGGCGCTGGCCACGGCCGGAGCGCTCTACATCTGGTGGGATTACGACCAGCTCATCAATCGCCAGGGCCTGCCCAACACCATGGACATCTGGATGGGCATCATCCTGATAGTGCTACTGCTTGAAGCCGCCCGACGCTCCCTGGGCCCGGCCCTGACCATTCTTGGCTCCGTTTTTATGGCCTACACGGTCTTTGGCCCCTATCTGCCTGAAGTGCTCCGACATCGGGGTGTACCGCTCGATTTCATCATCAGCGACATGTACCTGACCACTACCGGTATTTTCGGTGTGCCTCTTGGCGTATCGACAGACTTCGTCTTCCTCTTCGTCCTCTTCGGCGCCCTGCTTGACCGCGCAGGCGGAGGAAAATATTTCATCGACGTGGCCTTCTCGGCGCTAGGCACCTTTCGCGGCGGGCCGGCCAAAGCCGCAGTCCTGGCCTCGGGTCTGACAGGGCTTGTCTCGGGCTCTTCCATCGCCAACACCGTGACCACGGGTACCTTCACCATCCCGCTGATGAAGAAGGTCGGCTTTCCGGCATACAAGGCTGCAGCAGTGGAGGTCGCGGCTTCCACCAACGGCCAGCTCATGCCGCCGGTCATGGGCGCGGCAGCCTTCATCATGGCCGAGATAATAGGCATTCCATACCTGGATGTCGTCCGGGCCGCATTCCTGCCAGCGATAATTTCCTACATCGCCCTTTTCTGGGTCGTACACGTCGAATCCATGAAGCTGGGCATCAAGGCCATTCCACGCAGCCAGCTTCCGCCCTTCTTCAAGACCTTGCTGCGGGGCTGCCATTTCATCATCCCCTTGGCAGTACTGATCTTTTTTCTGGTCGTCGTACGTCGATCACCCGTGACCTCGGCGCTCCTGGCCATCGAGAGCCTGACCGTGATCATGCTGATCCAGCGCCCGATCATCGCCTACCTGACCATGAGCGCCCATCGCCGCGCCGGCACCCTGGATCCGGACGTGGACACCAAGCGTTTCATGACCGCAGCCTTCCGCCAGGGTCTTGTCGATATCTGGAACGGCCTGATCATGGGCGCCCGCAACATGATCTCCGTGGGCGTTGCCACCGCCACGGCAGGCATCATTGTCGGCGTGGTGACCATCACCGGCCTTGTCGGCCGTTTCATCACCCTCATCGACACCATCTCCATGGGCAACGTGGTCCTGATGCTCATCTTCACGGCCATTACCAGCCTGATCCTGGGCATGGGCATGCCGACCACGGCCAATTACATCATCATGGCCACTCTTACGGCTCCTGTCATCGTGCAGCTCGGTGCCGACGCGGGCCTGGTCTTCCCCGTCATCGCGGCCCATCTGTTCGTCTTCTATTTCGGAATTCTCGCCGACGACACTCCTCCGGTGGGACTTGCCGCCTATGCAGCAGCGGCCATTGCACGCTCCGATCCGATTAAAACCGGTGTGCAGGGTTTCGCCTATGACCTGCGCACCGGGATTCTGCCTTTCATTTTTCTCTTTAACACCGATCTGCTCATGATCTCAGGAGTGACCGCCACCGGTGACATCATCTGGCTTGACGACTACCTGCACATCGCGTGGATCTTCTTTTCCGGGATTGTCGCCATGTTTGCGTTCGCCTCGGCGATCCAGGGCTGGCTGGTCAAAAGCTGCAACTGGGCGGAGCGTCTGCTGCTGCTGGCGATTTGCGCCACTACATTCCGACCCGGAGCATTTGCTCCGTACCTGCCCTTTGACAGGCTTGGAATGCAGATTCTGGGAGTTTGCGTTTTCTTCCTTCTTGTCGCATGGCAAATGACGGTTAAAAAGACCAAGAAAAAAGTCACCACCTAA